Proteins co-encoded in one Flavobacterium fluviale genomic window:
- the proB gene encoding glutamate 5-kinase has protein sequence MAKKRILLKIGSNTLTKETNHISRGKIEDLGIQIAALNDEYEFIIVSSGAIAAAKQFVKLDNQDKDVFVKQALASIGQPHLMRIYNENFKDLGLNTSQCLLSYSDFEKEQTKKNIVNTINVLVKNNYIPIINENDTVATDEIRFGDNDKLAALTAVLLNVDILIIATNTNGIYTKDSIHDENPETIKLVTDLKTLEKEIGESKSSHGTGGMQSKIEAAAISKAANIETWIVNGLNDNFILKALKDEIPFTKII, from the coding sequence ATGGCAAAAAAACGGATTTTATTAAAAATAGGAAGTAATACTTTAACCAAAGAAACCAATCATATTTCGCGGGGAAAGATTGAAGACCTCGGAATACAGATTGCGGCTCTAAACGATGAATACGAATTTATTATAGTAAGTTCTGGAGCAATTGCGGCGGCCAAGCAGTTTGTAAAGCTGGATAATCAAGATAAAGATGTTTTTGTAAAGCAGGCTTTAGCTTCTATAGGTCAGCCTCATTTAATGCGGATTTACAATGAAAATTTCAAGGATTTAGGATTAAATACCTCACAGTGTTTACTTTCTTATTCTGATTTCGAAAAAGAACAAACCAAAAAAAACATTGTAAATACAATTAATGTATTGGTTAAAAACAATTACATTCCGATTATCAATGAAAACGATACTGTTGCAACAGATGAGATTCGGTTTGGGGATAATGACAAATTAGCAGCTTTAACAGCGGTGCTGCTAAATGTTGATATTCTGATAATTGCCACTAATACAAACGGAATTTATACCAAAGATTCAATTCACGATGAAAATCCAGAAACGATAAAATTGGTAACTGATTTAAAAACGCTGGAAAAAGAAATCGGAGAATCGAAATCATCACACGGAACGGGAGGAATGCAATCTAAAATAGAAGCAGCTGCAATTTCAAAAGCAGCTAACATAGAAACTTGGATTGTGAATGGATTAAATGATAATTTTATTCTAAAAGCATTAAAAGACGAAATTCCTTTCACGAAAATAATCTAA
- a CDS encoding N-acetylornithine carbamoyltransferase, producing MNYISIKDINSLSKWVKSAIKIKKNPLKNQSLGKNKTLGMLFFNPSLRTRLSTQKAALNLGMNVMVMNFTNEGWTLEFEDGAIMNSGASEHIKEAAEVVSQYCDIIAIRAFAGLVDKEKDYQETVISGFLKYATVPIVNMESAVRHPLQSLADAITMEEFKTKHKPKVVLSWAPHPKALPQAVANSFVEMMQMQKDMDFVITHPEGYELSPEITKDCTIEYDQDKAFENADFVYVKNWSNFNDYGKVTNSDPNWTVTAEKMALTNNGKFMHCLPVRRNVIVSDEVLDGENSIVIEQANNRTYSAQLVLQKILKKL from the coding sequence ATGAACTATATCTCAATAAAAGACATCAACTCATTATCAAAATGGGTAAAAAGTGCGATTAAAATCAAAAAGAATCCGCTTAAAAATCAAAGTTTAGGAAAGAATAAGACTCTTGGAATGTTATTCTTCAATCCGAGTTTAAGAACGCGTTTGAGTACACAAAAAGCGGCTTTAAACTTAGGAATGAACGTAATGGTAATGAATTTTACTAACGAAGGATGGACATTAGAATTTGAAGATGGAGCAATAATGAATTCCGGCGCTTCAGAACATATTAAAGAAGCGGCAGAAGTAGTTTCACAATACTGTGATATTATCGCAATCCGTGCCTTTGCAGGTTTGGTTGATAAAGAAAAAGATTACCAAGAAACAGTAATTTCAGGATTCTTGAAATATGCTACAGTGCCAATTGTAAATATGGAAAGTGCTGTTCGCCACCCGTTACAATCTTTGGCAGACGCCATTACAATGGAAGAATTCAAAACGAAACACAAACCAAAAGTAGTGCTTTCATGGGCTCCACATCCAAAAGCCTTACCTCAAGCCGTTGCTAATTCATTCGTAGAAATGATGCAAATGCAAAAAGACATGGATTTTGTAATCACACATCCAGAAGGTTACGAGCTAAGTCCGGAAATTACAAAAGACTGCACAATCGAATATGATCAAGATAAAGCTTTCGAAAATGCCGATTTCGTTTACGTAAAAAACTGGAGTAACTTCAACGACTACGGAAAAGTAACCAACAGCGATCCAAACTGGACCGTTACAGCTGAAAAAATGGCTTTAACAAATAATGGAAAATTCATGCACTGTCTTCCAGTTCGTCGTAACGTAATTGTTAGCGATGAAGTTTTAGACGGAGAAAATTCAATTGTAATTGAACAAGCGAATAATAGAACGTATTCGGCACAATTAGTTTTACAAAAGATTCTTAAGAAATTGTAA
- the argB gene encoding acetylglutamate kinase translates to MNVSVIKIGGNIIDNPAELEQFLTDFSKIEGYKVLVHGGGKSATKMAQSIGLVPQMIDGRRITDAPMLDVVVMIYAGQINKHIVAQLQAKDNNAIGFSGADGNLIQSVKRNHPTIDYGFVGDVKQVNTKLLATLLQAGVVPVFCAITHDKNGQLLNTNADTIASELSIALSEVFDVTLTYCLEKQGVLQDSEDDSSVITEINETLYNKLKEEKVIHSGMIPKLDNCFNSLSRGVQKIKIGHHRMLQNPDVLHTTITL, encoded by the coding sequence ATGAACGTATCAGTAATAAAAATAGGTGGAAACATCATCGACAACCCAGCAGAACTAGAACAATTCTTAACCGATTTTTCTAAAATTGAAGGATATAAAGTTCTAGTTCACGGCGGTGGAAAATCTGCTACAAAAATGGCGCAGAGTATTGGTTTGGTTCCGCAAATGATTGACGGACGCCGAATTACAGATGCTCCAATGCTTGATGTTGTGGTAATGATTTATGCCGGACAAATCAACAAACATATTGTGGCGCAATTGCAAGCCAAAGACAATAATGCAATTGGTTTTTCAGGAGCTGATGGGAATTTAATTCAATCGGTAAAAAGAAACCACCCGACAATCGATTATGGATTTGTAGGTGATGTAAAACAAGTCAACACCAAATTATTGGCAACTTTATTACAAGCTGGAGTTGTTCCTGTTTTCTGTGCCATTACACACGATAAAAACGGACAATTACTAAACACAAATGCAGATACTATTGCAAGCGAATTATCAATTGCATTATCTGAAGTTTTTGATGTTACGCTGACATATTGTTTGGAAAAACAGGGCGTTTTGCAAGATTCCGAAGACGATTCCTCTGTAATTACTGAAATCAACGAAACATTATACAATAAACTAAAAGAAGAAAAAGTAATCCATTCTGGAATGATTCCGAAATTGGATAACTGTTTCAATAGTTTGTCAAGAGGCGTGCAGAAAATCAAAATTGGACATCACAGAATGCTTCAAAATCCAGATGTTCTGCATACCACAATTACATTATAA
- a CDS encoding M20 family metallo-hydrolase, whose amino-acid sequence MKNIATLTQEAISLLKSLIETPSFSSEEDQTALLIENWFNQNEIPFQRENNNVWAFNKYFDENKPTLLLNSHHDTVRPNQAYTNDPFKAIEKDGKLFGLGSNDAGGCLVSLLATFVHFYENQNLSHNIVIVASAEEESSGKNGLNSVLKHLPELDCAIVGEPTLMQLAVAEKGLLVLDVKVKGTASHAAHQNDDNALYKSIPVMEWFKNYKFDKISDVLGPVKMTVTQINAGKQHNVVPSECDLVVDIRVTDRYTNAEILEVVRANVNAEVTPRSMHLNASSIPVTHGLVQAGIALGRTTYGSPTLSDQSVLSCQSLKLGPGETLRSHSADEFIFVNEIEEGVDLYIKILTDFFKL is encoded by the coding sequence ATGAAAAATATTGCAACGCTTACCCAGGAAGCAATTAGTTTATTAAAAAGCTTAATCGAAACCCCTTCATTTTCAAGTGAAGAAGACCAAACGGCTCTTTTAATCGAAAATTGGTTCAATCAAAACGAGATTCCTTTTCAAAGAGAAAACAATAATGTGTGGGCTTTCAATAAGTATTTCGACGAAAATAAACCAACACTTTTACTAAACTCACATCATGATACTGTAAGACCTAATCAAGCTTACACTAACGATCCGTTTAAAGCGATCGAAAAAGACGGAAAATTATTTGGATTAGGAAGTAATGATGCGGGAGGATGCTTGGTTTCCTTATTAGCAACGTTTGTGCATTTTTACGAAAACCAAAATCTATCGCATAATATTGTTATTGTGGCTTCCGCCGAAGAAGAAAGCAGCGGAAAAAATGGTTTAAACAGCGTTTTAAAACATTTACCAGAATTAGATTGTGCGATTGTCGGGGAACCAACTTTAATGCAATTAGCAGTAGCGGAAAAAGGTTTATTGGTTTTGGATGTAAAAGTAAAAGGAACTGCAAGCCATGCCGCACATCAAAACGACGATAATGCTTTATATAAATCAATTCCGGTAATGGAATGGTTTAAAAACTATAAGTTCGACAAAATATCAGACGTTTTAGGTCCTGTAAAAATGACCGTAACGCAAATCAATGCAGGGAAACAGCATAATGTTGTGCCGTCAGAATGTGACTTGGTTGTCGATATTCGCGTAACAGACCGTTATACCAACGCTGAAATTTTGGAAGTTGTAAGAGCAAACGTAAATGCCGAAGTAACGCCAAGATCCATGCATTTAAATGCTTCTTCTATTCCTGTTACGCACGGTTTAGTGCAGGCTGGAATTGCTTTAGGAAGAACAACCTACGGATCTCCAACACTTTCAGATCAATCGGTTTTAAGCTGTCAGTCACTAAAATTAGGACCAGGAGAAACACTTCGTTCGCATTCAGCAGACGAATTTATTTTTGTAAATGAAATTGAAGAAGGAGTCGATTTGTATATCAAAATACTAACCGATTTTTTTAAATTATAA
- the argH gene encoding argininosuccinate lyase: MKLWEKGIPTDKQIEQFTVGNDRELDLVLAKYDALGSIAHAKMLGQIGLLTEEETTSLVDALNDIIADIVVGNFEIEDSFEDVHSKIEYLLTEKLGDAGKKIHTARSRNDQVLVDVHLYLKDELKAIKEQVKTLFDLLMESAEKHQNVLLPGYTHLQIAMPSSFGMWFSAYAESLIDDIVMLNAASKIVDQNPLGSAAGYGSSFPINRTFTTKELGFETLKYNAVAAQMSRGKAEKTVAFAMTSVAGTLSKFAMDVCLYMSQNFDFIGLPAHLTTGSSIMPHKKNPDVFELIRGKCNKIQALPYEITLITNNLPSGYHRDLQLLKEGLFPAIQNLKACLDIAIFSIKDITVKDHILEDKKYDYLFTVDTLNEMVVAGMPFRDAYKAVAEQLEAGTYKSPKETKHTHEGSINNLCLDAIKDKMKAAF, encoded by the coding sequence ATGAAACTTTGGGAAAAAGGAATACCAACAGATAAACAAATCGAACAATTTACCGTTGGAAACGACCGTGAACTGGATTTGGTTCTGGCAAAATACGATGCTTTAGGTTCAATCGCTCACGCCAAAATGTTGGGACAGATTGGCTTATTGACTGAAGAAGAAACTACTTCATTGGTTGATGCATTAAACGATATCATTGCTGATATTGTAGTGGGTAATTTTGAAATCGAAGACAGTTTCGAAGATGTGCATTCTAAAATCGAATATCTGCTAACTGAAAAATTGGGAGACGCAGGAAAGAAAATCCACACCGCGCGTTCTCGTAATGATCAGGTTTTGGTAGACGTTCATTTGTATCTAAAAGACGAATTAAAAGCCATAAAAGAACAAGTAAAAACATTGTTTGATTTATTAATGGAATCGGCAGAAAAACATCAAAACGTTCTATTGCCAGGTTATACGCATTTACAAATTGCTATGCCATCGTCTTTCGGAATGTGGTTTTCTGCTTACGCTGAGAGTTTGATTGACGATATTGTAATGTTGAACGCAGCTTCAAAAATCGTAGACCAGAATCCCCTAGGTTCTGCTGCAGGTTACGGAAGTTCATTCCCAATCAACAGAACCTTTACAACAAAAGAATTAGGATTTGAAACCTTAAAGTACAATGCCGTTGCTGCACAAATGAGCCGCGGAAAAGCAGAGAAAACCGTTGCTTTCGCGATGACAAGCGTGGCTGGAACGCTATCAAAATTTGCAATGGACGTTTGTTTGTATATGAGCCAAAATTTTGATTTTATTGGTTTACCAGCACATCTTACAACAGGGTCTAGTATTATGCCCCACAAAAAGAATCCGGATGTTTTCGAATTAATCAGAGGAAAATGCAATAAGATTCAGGCGCTTCCATACGAAATCACTTTAATCACTAATAATTTACCAAGCGGTTATCATAGAGATTTACAGCTTTTAAAAGAAGGTTTGTTTCCAGCAATTCAAAACCTAAAAGCTTGTTTGGATATTGCCATATTTTCAATAAAAGATATTACGGTTAAAGATCATATTTTAGAAGATAAAAAATACGATTATTTGTTTACGGTAGATACTTTAAACGAAATGGTTGTAGCAGGAATGCCGTTTAGAGATGCTTACAAAGCTGTTGCTGAACAATTAGAAGCAGGAACATATAAATCTCCAAAAGAAACCAAACACACGCACGAAGGCAGTATTAACAATTTATGCTTAGATGCAATTAAAGATAAAATGAAAGCTGCTTTTTAG
- a CDS encoding pectate lyase family protein gives MKTKFLLLAFLLPYSFLFAQNYYMSSPEGFGASATGGGSVSPVTVSTYADLTAKLKLTTQQVILVSGTINCSYTSLLVNDKTIIGLPGARLVNLDQTSSGSGIFNLKPGSNNIIIRNLIFEGPGAYDVDGHDNLTSEATNMWVDHCEFQDGMDGNFDNKGTADNVTVSWCKFTYLKTPKAGGSGGADDHRFTNLVGSSKTDAPADGHYSITFKNCYWAEGCRERMPRARNAELHILNCYYNTSVSGALAIGLGGGNNNTTCYVEGTDFAKIGTAFKNYVSTDGGTIGVAFTDCLNAPASSGTAVTKPSYTYSTLPIANVAGFVSNSSCGAGATLQVTAQGALSTSCNNLGLNETTNNLELKYYPSVINRLLNIDFSSADNGLAQVDLFSSNGAKVYSKSKNISADEKLELNVGNLAKGFYICKVQIENRSKTFKLVKN, from the coding sequence ATGAAAACAAAATTTTTACTATTGGCATTTTTACTGCCTTACTCCTTCCTTTTCGCTCAAAATTACTACATGAGTTCGCCCGAAGGATTTGGAGCGTCTGCGACAGGCGGAGGAAGTGTTTCTCCTGTAACAGTTTCTACCTATGCTGATTTAACAGCTAAATTAAAATTAACCACTCAGCAGGTAATATTGGTCTCGGGAACTATTAATTGCTCCTATACAAGTTTGTTAGTAAATGATAAAACCATTATTGGACTCCCAGGAGCCCGATTAGTAAATTTGGATCAAACATCCTCAGGGTCTGGAATTTTTAATTTGAAACCAGGGTCTAACAATATCATTATTAGAAATTTAATTTTTGAAGGACCAGGTGCTTACGATGTAGACGGACATGATAATTTAACCTCAGAAGCTACAAATATGTGGGTTGATCACTGTGAATTTCAAGATGGAATGGATGGCAACTTTGACAACAAAGGTACGGCCGATAATGTGACTGTTTCCTGGTGTAAGTTTACGTATTTAAAAACTCCAAAAGCTGGCGGATCCGGCGGTGCAGATGATCATAGATTTACAAATCTGGTAGGCTCTTCTAAAACAGATGCTCCTGCCGATGGTCATTACAGCATTACTTTCAAAAATTGTTATTGGGCAGAAGGATGCAGAGAAAGAATGCCAAGAGCCAGAAATGCAGAATTACATATTTTAAACTGCTATTACAATACTTCTGTTTCTGGGGCGCTTGCAATTGGTTTGGGCGGTGGAAACAATAATACAACTTGTTATGTTGAAGGAACTGATTTTGCAAAAATTGGAACTGCCTTTAAAAATTATGTTAGTACGGATGGCGGTACAATTGGCGTTGCTTTTACAGATTGTTTAAACGCTCCTGCAAGTTCAGGAACTGCTGTAACTAAACCTTCTTACACTTACAGTACTTTACCAATAGCAAATGTTGCAGGATTCGTTTCGAATTCTTCTTGTGGTGCTGGAGCAACACTTCAAGTTACTGCTCAAGGCGCTTTATCTACAAGCTGCAATAATTTAGGATTGAATGAAACCACAAATAACTTAGAACTAAAATATTATCCATCAGTTATAAATCGCCTTTTAAATATAGATTTTTCGAGTGCAGATAATGGTTTGGCTCAGGTCGATCTTTTTTCTTCAAACGGTGCAAAAGTATATTCGAAGTCAAAAAATATTTCTGCTGATGAAAAATTAGAATTAAATGTCGGCAATCTTGCGAAAGGATTTTATATCTGTAAAGTACAAATAGAAAACCGTAGTAAAACTTTTAAACTGGTAAAAAACTAA
- a CDS encoding DUF2157 domain-containing protein has product MRKFDEQSTLSLYEKGLITENQFEEVKAYRNLNIFSVNAELKLFLYLSVLLFTSGIGILIYENIDTIGHIAILSILLLVIAVCFYYCFKNSKGFQKAETTFEHPVLEYLVLLANILTCIFIGYLQFQYKPFGEHYGLATLVPTIVSFFCAYYFDNKSVLTIAITGLAAYIGLSVTPQDLLNGNDFYASDSLSYSAVMLGVLLIVWTIYSNRISLKTHFSLIFLTFALHIISIAAISNLLHHYVLIWLIFAGVLIGSTFYFYKVSYEFKAMSIYVFMIVYGYVGINIVIFRIFENVDFSNIWELFVFLLPAYFVASIVVFIKLIKNFHKEITE; this is encoded by the coding sequence ATGAGAAAATTTGACGAACAGTCTACTTTAAGTCTTTATGAAAAAGGTTTAATTACAGAAAATCAGTTTGAAGAAGTTAAAGCATATCGAAATTTGAATATATTTTCGGTAAATGCAGAATTAAAGTTATTTCTTTATTTGTCTGTTTTATTATTTACTTCAGGAATAGGAATTCTGATTTATGAAAACATAGACACAATTGGTCATATTGCTATTCTTTCGATTCTTTTACTTGTAATAGCGGTATGTTTTTATTACTGCTTTAAAAATTCTAAAGGTTTTCAAAAAGCAGAAACAACCTTCGAACATCCTGTTCTGGAATATCTTGTTCTATTAGCAAATATTTTAACCTGTATTTTTATTGGTTATCTTCAATTTCAGTACAAACCTTTTGGAGAACATTACGGACTGGCAACTTTAGTTCCAACCATTGTCAGTTTTTTTTGTGCTTACTATTTCGACAATAAAAGCGTATTAACAATTGCCATAACCGGTTTAGCGGCTTATATCGGACTTTCGGTAACGCCTCAGGATTTATTAAACGGTAATGATTTTTATGCCAGCGACAGTTTGAGCTATTCTGCTGTTATGCTGGGGGTTTTACTCATTGTATGGACTATTTACAGCAATCGAATTTCACTTAAAACTCATTTTAGTTTGATCTTTCTCACTTTTGCTCTGCACATTATCAGTATTGCGGCAATAAGTAATTTACTGCATCATTACGTTTTAATTTGGCTGATTTTCGCAGGTGTTTTAATTGGTTCAACATTTTATTTTTATAAAGTTAGTTACGAATTCAAAGCAATGTCGATTTATGTATTTATGATTGTGTACGGTTATGTTGGAATAAATATAGTAATATTTAGAATTTTTGAAAATGTTGATTTCTCCAACATTTGGGAATTGTTTGTTTTCTTATTGCCGGCTTATTTTGTAGCTTCAATTGTAGTGTTCATTAAATTAATTAAAAACTTTCATAAAGAAATTACAGAATGA